The genomic interval AATACAATTTAAATAAACCCATTAATAGTTAAAAACTCTTCTGTTAAAACAGACTTTTTCTTTCTACTATCTTTTTTAAATCCTAAAAGCTTTTCAACATACTTACCAATAGAGTCACATTCTATATTTACTAAATCACCAATTTTTCTTTTAGTTAATGTTGTCTCTTCCTGGCTATGAGGAATTACTGAAACTTTAAAACTTTCCCCTTTAACCTCTGCAATAGTTAAACTTATTCCATCAATAGCTATAGAACCTTTATAAACTATATATTTGCTTAATTCATATGAAACTTTAATTTCTACCCATATTGCTTCCCCCTCATCTTTAAAAGAAATTATTTCTCCAGTGGAATCAATATGGCCAGTTACTATATGTCCATTAAATCTGCCATTAATACTCATGGCTCTTTCTAAGTTCACCTTACTTGATTTTTTTAAGTTTCCAAGATTACTTTTTCTTAAGGTTTCTCCCATAACATATGCAGTAAAATAATCTTTTCCCTTAGTTGTTATAGTTAAGCAAACTCCATTTGTTGATATACTATCACCTATCTTTGTATCCTCTAAGACCTTATTAGCTCTTATTTTCAGTAAAGATGATTTTTCATTTTTATCTATGCTTATAACTTCTCCTATTTCTTCTACAATACCAGTAAACATATTATTCACTTCCTTTTTCTATTAACTAAGGCCACATTCAATTAAAATATCCTTATCAAAATTCTTCAAATTTACTTCAGGAAATTCAAAGGCGTCTAAAACATTTCTTATTCCTTCCCCTTCAACAGGAGTAATAGCATTTTTTCCTCCAAAAACTTTTGGTGCAACAAAGGCATATATCTTATTTACTTTTTTATTTTCTAAAAAAGTAAAATTTAAATTTCCTCCTCCTTCAATAAGAACTGAATCAATATTTTTTTCTTTTAAACACTCTAAAACCTGATTAATATTAATTTTTCCTTCATCTAAATTTACTTCTATTACCTCTATACCTATATCTTTTAATTTTTCATTTTTTATCTTATCTTTTTTATTTGTTGTAAAAATTAAGGTTTTTGACTCATTTTGATTTTTTAATATTTCTGAATCTAAAGGAATTCTTAATTTACTATCAAGTACTATCCTAAAATGCTTTCTTTCTAACTCTTTATTTTTATTAAGTCTACATCTTAAATCTGGATTATCCTTTAAAACAGTATTTATTCCAACCATTATTGAGCTATATTTATTTCTTAAGGAATGAACAAACTCTCTTGATTTTCTATTAGTTATCCATTTTGATTTAAATTCCTTAGTTGCTATTTTTCCATCTAAGGTCATTGCCCATTTAAGTGCAATAAAAGGTCTGTTTTCCTTAATATAAAAATTAAATATCTCATTTAATCTAATACATTCCTTTTCTAAAACTCCTACCTTAACCTCTATGCCTGACTCTCTTAAAATTTTAATACTCTTTCCTGATACTAAAGGATTTTGGTCTAAGGTTCCAACTACTACTCTCTTAAATTTATTTTTAATTATGGCTTCTATACATGGAGGAGTTTTACCATAGTGACAACAAGGTTCTAAGGTAACATATATTGTTGCTCCCTCAGTAGATTTAATAGAACTATTAATAGCATTAATTTCAGCATGATTTCCTCCAAAAAACTCATGATATCCTTGTCCTATTATTTCTCCACCCTTAACAATAACAGCTCCTACCAAAGGATTTGGATTTACATATCCCTCTCCTTTTCTAGCTAATTCCAAAGCTTTTTTCATAAAAAATTCATCCAAGTTATCCTCTCCTTCCAAATTCTTCTTTAGAAGTACCTAATAAAAAATAAAAGCTCTGAGTAAATTTAAACTCAGGGCTTTTATTAGTTATCCAAGTAATTGAAGTTATTTAAATAGAATCTTAAAATTTTAATTAATATATCTAAAAATATTAGGCTTAATAAAATTTAAAACTGGTTTAAATAAATCCTTTAAATATATTTCTATATTTCTAAAAATAAAAATTTTAACCAATTCAAAATAATTAATAACGATATAAATAGTATAAAAAGTAAAGCTCTGAACAAAAAATGTTCAGAGCTAAAGATTCTAAAGCACAACAATCCATTTAATATGCATATAAAACATAATAAAAAGATAACTTATTAGATATTCTTCTTTCATCCAGACTTTACTGTCGGCCTCGGAGTTTCACCGAATCATGCTAAACTAGCTCGCGGGCTTTACCGCCGGTAGGGAATTTCACCCTGCCCTGAAGAATTTTTATTAAATTATATCTATAAATTACCATTTAAACTTTTTCATGTCAATTCAGTATTAAGTTTATAAAATCTAATTCTCACTATATAATCATCACATATTCTTTATTTCCTCAATAATGCTACTTTTTATATTATCCATTGGAAAAAGTGTGCCTGGACATAAAGTATCCACAACTTCCCTGTGTGGAAGTATATCTTTTATTGGATATTTTAAGCTTAAATAAGTTCCTAGTTTAACAAGTGAATTTTTTTGTGCCTCTTTTAAACCCTCTTTTTCAAAGTTTCCTTCAATGCATATTCCTAAGGTATTATAATTTGCATTTTTTGCATGAGCTCCTATTACATTTTCATCTCTACCTTTATAAATTGTCCCATCCTCCCTTATATAAAAATGATATCCTATTCCACTCCATCCATTATCTAAATGAAACTTATGAATATCTTCTGGAGTTTCTGGTGAATCTGTTGCTGAATGATGAATAATTAATCTTTTAGGTGAATTCCCCTTTTTAAGCCCGCTTCCCCATTTATAATCAACTTCTTTTATATCTAATTCCTGCCTCATTTTTTCTAACTCTCTACTTGAAATATTCTTTTTATAAGCATCTCTATAACTCTCATCTTTATTCATTTTAGAAAAAACAAAGAAAATACTTCCACCAATAATCAATATAATACTAATTAAAAATATAAGTCTTCTTCTAAAAATCTTTTTTCTTCTCTTTGATAAATTAATATTCTTAATTTTAGTATGCTCCAACTCTGCTCTTCCCCCTTTTATTTTTTTAATATAGCACCCCAATATTTCAGTTCCTATTTTAAAATATTAAAAAACACCATAGTATTTAAAAACCTTATATGTAAATAATAAACAAAATCCTTTTTAATCTCTACCTTATTTTTAATAATTTACATTTTGTTGCCTCTATAATTTTTTATTTCATACTTAAAATATTTTAAATCCTAACCTTAAATTATTATGAATCTTACTATACACATAAAAATAAACTTTTATTTTAAATAAGCTTTTTTTTAAATTTTATAATTAATTTCTTATTTAACTAATATTATGTATAGATAAGTTTTTTTGGAGGAGGTATTTAATATTGAAAAGATCATATAGAGATATGGCCATAATAAGAAAAAGACTTTCGTTTATCCTAGCATTTATTATAATTATGTGTTTTATACTAAGCATTAGATTATCTTATGTAATGATAGTTAAAGGACCTGAATATGCAGAACTAGCTGTTGAACAATGGACAAACGAAGTTAAAATATCTGCAAGAAGAGGAAAAATACTAGATAGGGATCTAAACGAGCTTGCTGTTAGTTCTAATGTTTATAGAGTTGACTTCAACCTAAATGCAATTAGATCTTATACAAAGAAAACTGGAAAAACTAATGAAGAATTAGCTTTAGAAATTTCTAAGGTTCTTGAAATGGATAAGGATACAGTTTTAAAAAAATTAGAATTTAAACTTCCTTCTGGAGCTCCTGCTGGTGCTGCAATCCTTGCTAGAAGAATAGAAAAGGAGAAAGCTGATAAAGTTAAAGAATTAGAAATACCAGGAGTAATGGTTTCTCCAGATACTCAAAGATACTATCCTAATGATAATTTTCTTTCTCATGTACTAGGTACTACTAACTCTGACGGTGTTGGACTAAATGGTATTGAGCTAAAATATGATAGAGTTTTATCTGGAAGTCCTGGATTAAAAATAACTGAGATGGTTAAAGACGGTGCTGAATATCCTTATACTATTTCTAGATTTACAGCCCCTGTAGATGGCAAAGATGTAGTCTTAACAATTGATGAAAAATTACAATACTTTGCTGAACAAATCGCTGAAATAGGTTTAGTACATCATAATGCTGATGCAGCATCAGTAATAATAATGAATCCAAACAATGGTGAAATCTTAGCTATGTCTAACAAACCAGACTTTAATCCAAATAAACCTTATGATGGGGCTGAAAATTTTTCTGGAAATACTTCCTCAGATAGAATTCAAAAAATGTGGAGAAATAGATCTGTTTCAGACTCCTTCGAACCTGGTTCTATTTTTAAGATAATAACAGCTTCCGCCGCAGTCCAAGAAGGGGTAGCTGGTAAGGATGAAACCTATACCTGTAGTGGTGGTCTTCAAAAAGGTGATAGATTCATTAAATGCTGGAAAAGAGGTGGCCATGGCACTCAAACCTTTGAAGAAATAATACAAAATTCATGTAACGTTGGATTTATGAATTTAGGAGAAAAATTAGGTGCTGAAAAATTAAATGAATATATTAAAAAATTTGGTCTTGGAAAAAAATCCGGTGTAGATTTACCTGGTGAATCTCCTGGAATAGTTAAGAAAACAGAAAATATAACAGATATGGACTTAGCAACTATTTCTTTTGGTCAAACTAATACTGTTAACCCAATTCAATTCATGACTGCAGTTAATGCCGTTGCCAATGGTGGCACATTAATTCAACCCCATGTTGTTAAAGAAATAAGTTATATAGATGAAAATAATGATAGAGTTATAGATGAAACCTTTGTCCCTAAAAAAACAGAAAATTTAATAAGCAAAGAAACTGCTGATCAAATAAAATTAGCCCTAGAAAACGCAGTAAAAAATGGATCAGCAAAAGGAGCTTATAAAGAAGGATATGGAGTTGCTGGTAAAACAGGTACTGCCCAAAAAGTTAATCCTGAAACTGGTGGATATGGTGGAGGATATGTAGCTTCCTTTGTTGGTTTTGCTCCTTATGATAATCCACAAATATCTGTTATGGTATCTGTTGATAATCCTAAAAATGGAGAATATTATGGTGGTAGAGTTGCAGCACCTTTAGCTGGAATGCTACTCCAAAATATATTTAACTATATAGATTTAACAGAATTCCACTTAGATGAAAAACTTCCTGAAAAAGAAACTGTTATAATTCCTGAAGTTCGTGGATTACCTATAAATGATGCTACAAGTATGCTAAAAGAATTAAGTATATCTTACGAAATAGAAGGTGAAGGTGAATTTATAGTTGAAAGTAATCCTGCTCCTGGCTATCCAATATCTCCTGATACAAAAATAACTTTAATAGCTGGTGATAGTTCAAACTTAAATAGTGATGTTATAATTCCAGACTTTAAAAACTATTCTAAAGAATCTGCTGAAAAACTTCTTAATCAGTTAGGTCTTATAGGAGAATTTGTTGGTGAAGGACCATCTGTAACTAAGCAAAGTATTTCACCTGATGAAGTTGTAAATGGAAATTCAAAAATTACATTAACCTTAGGATATTAAAAAATTGTTAATGTAAAATGTATACATTCCTTATTTAAATAATTATTTAATGGTTAAAATTATTTAATTTCAAAATATAGGCTTAAATATTAAAATTATTTAATTCCATTTATTTGACATTAAATGCAAAAAGTTTTATAAATATTTTGTAAACATTATTAACTTTTTTTAAAAACTGTTTGATACTTAAGTGGCTTTCCTAAATTAGCCTTTACTACATCGAAACTTTTTCCTTTGCTATTTTAGGTGTTAAACATTATTCAGTCAATGAGAGTACATAAGTGCTCTCATTTTTTTATTTAAAATAATTAGTAATTCTAAAAGAGGCTTATATCAAAATAACTTTTAATAAAACTTGCAAACATTCTAAAGCTCATCTAACTACTCTTTTTATAATGTTTGCAAGTTTTATTATTATATTTTGATACAGCCTCATCACCATTTTAAAGCTATCTTCTTGCAAAATCTACAAACTTAAATTTATCTGGTCTATGTCTTGACTCTGTATATTGAAATAATTTTCTTCCTTCTAAATATGTATAACTTTTAACCACAGCTACCATATCATATCCTCTTAAATCTAAAAGTCTTTGATCTTCCTCAGTAGCAGTTTGTACTGTTATCTCTTTTTCAGCATAGGCTATTTTTAACCCTAATTCTCCCTCTATATATTTATATAAAGAATCCTTGCATATTTCTTCTGTAAGTCTTGGAACAAACTCTGCATTTAAATAGTCCTTATCTAAAATTATCTTTTCACCATCAATATTTCTAACTCTTACTACACTCCAAACATATTTATTAGGAGAAACCTCTAATTTTTTCATAAGGCTATCACTAGGACTTTTTAATGTTAATTCCTCTAATATAGTTTCGCACTCTTTTCCTAAGCTATTTTCAATCTCTTTAAAGCTCTTTATACCTGACACAGGAAAATCAAATTTATTCATATCAAGTACAAAGGATCCCTTACCTTTAGATTTTTCAATATACCCATTTTGCTCTAATAAATTTAAGGATTTTCTTACAGTATCCCTAGATACATTATATTCATCCATAAGTTGTGATTCTGAAGGCAATTTAGTATTTGCTTCAAAAATTCCACTATCTATTTTTCCAACAATATCATTATATATTTTTAAATACTTACTAGACATATTTTAAACTCTCCCCAACCTATAATTATAACTTTTACTACTTTTAAAACTTTGTATAATAAATAACTCAATATTTATTATTACCTATAAATATTAAAATTCAATTATATTTTAACATAATAGTAAGTTTTAAGTGAATTTCAAAAAAATAAAGGAGTTGCATCTTATTTAAAATACAACCCCTTCTTAATTTGTAATATATAATTGATGCGCAAAGTATATCTTTTATACTATTGAAATCTCAAATTTTTCAATTATTATATATTACTTTTCTAATTTATAAACTATTGATTCATATGGTCTTAACTTTAAACTTAATAAATCTAATGTACTATCCTTATAATTAGATATTAAAATACTCTTATTGTAATTTTCTAGCCCTTCAATTTCCTTTGATAAATCTACTAAGCACTCTTCTCCATAGAAGTTATTTATAACAAGTAACTTTTCACCATTATAATTTCTTTCATAAGCATAAACTTTAGGATGATCTTCTAAAAACTGAATGTAATCTCCATAGGCTATTACATCTTCATTCTTTCTTAATTCAATAAGTTTCTTATAATGATAAAATACAGAATCCTTATTTTCTAAAGCTCTTTCAACATTTATTTCTCTATAATTATTAGCAATATTTATCCAAGGAGTTCCTGTAGTAAACCCAGCATTTTTTTCTTCATTCCATTGAACAGGAGTTCTTGAGTTATCTCTTGATTTGCTCTTAAGGATTTCCATTATTTCTTTTTCATCAATTCCCTCTTCTTTTAAAATATTGAAATAGTTTATTGATTCTACATCTCTATATTCTTCAATACTTTCAAAACCTGGATTTGTCATTCCAATTTCTTCTCCTTGATATACATAAGGAGTTCCACTCATCATATGAATTGAAGTCGCTAGCATTTTTGAAGATTCATTAAAGTATTTCTTTACATCTCCAAATCTTGAATTAACTCTTGGTTGATCGTGGTTACACCAAAAAACAGCATTCCAGCCTCCTCCATTAATCATTCCTCTTTGCCAATTATTAAAAAGTTTTTTTAATTCAATAAAATCAAAATCCATTAAAGACCATTTTTGACCATCTTTATAATCAACCTTTAAATGATGAAAATTAAATACCATTGATAATTCTTTTTCCTTAGGATTAGAATATTTTATACAGTTTTCTATAGTTGTTGATGACATTTCACCAACAGTTACTATTTCTACATCTTTACCAAAAGTTCTTTCATTAAGTTCTTTTAAATACTCATGTATTCTATGCCCATCAGTATAAAATCTTCTTCCATCTCCTTCATAATCATTTTCAAATTTTTCTGGCTTAGAAATAAGGTTTATAACATCTAATCTAAATCCTTTAACCCCTTTATCTATCCAGAAATTCACCACTTTATAGATTTCTTCTCTTAATTCTTTATTATCCCAGTTTAAATCAGCCTGTGAAACATCAAATAAATGTAGGTAATACTCTCCTAGCTCCTCAACATACTCCCAAGCATTCCCTCCAAACTTTGAAATCCAATTTGTTGGTGGTTCTCCTTTTTTTCCTTCTTTAAAAATGTAATAATTTTTATATTTTTCTTCGCCCTTTAAAGCTCTTTTAAACCATTCATGCTCTGTAGAAGTATGATTAAAAACCATATCAAGCATAATATCTATATTTCTGCCTTTAGCTTCTTTAACCAATTCTTCAAAATCTTCCATAGTTCCATATCTAGGATCAATTTTATAATAATCTGCTATATCATATCCATTATCTTTTTGAGGAGATACATAAAATGGAGTCATCCAAATATAATCTACTCCTAAATTTTTAAGATAATCTAATTTTTCAATTACTCCTCTTAAATCTCCAAGACCATCTCCATTTGAATCCTTAAATGATTTTGGATATATCTGATAAACAACACTTTTCTTAAAATCTTTCATAATTCACACCTCACACAACTTGTACGTATAAGTTATTTTAAATATATTCTAATTCACTCTTTCTGTCAACACTTGTTAAATTTTAAATATAATTTCTAATTATATTTAAATCCGTAATTTAATAGATCTTACCTAGTATTTCATGTGTTATTTCACCTAAAATCTATATAAGCAAAAGGTGGAGTTACCCCCACCTTTTTATATTATTTTGAAGCCATATTAGCTAATTTTGTCTTTGAGAACACTATTGTTAAGATGAATGGTACAACTATTGCTATTCCCATTGCAACTAAATACATTAACATACTAGATGATTGCATTGATAAGATTGCTGGTAATCCACCAACTCCTACTGAGTTTGCCATACATCCCATTGCCATTGAGAACATACCAGAAACTCCTGCTCCAATCATAGAAGCTATGAATGGATATAGATATTTTAAGTTAACCCCAAACATTGCAGGTTCAGTTACCCCTAAATATCCTGAAATACATGCTGGTATTGATATTTGTTTTTCATCTTCATCTTTTCTATTTACATATATCATAGCTAAAACTGCTGATGCTTGAGCTATATTTGATAATGCAATTATTGGCCATAAGAATGTTCCACCTATATCACTTATAAGTTGTAAATCAACTGGTAATAAAGTATGATGTAATCCTGTTATAACTAATGGTGCATAAATCATTCCAAAAATTCCTGCAAATAACCATCCAAATGATGATGTTAAGCCTGCCACTATAGCTCCTGATATTACGCTACCTATTTTCCAACCTATAGGTCCTAAAACAGTGTGTGCTAATAATACTGTTGGAATTACTGAGAAAAATGGTACTATTATCATTTGTATAGGACCTGGTGTAATCTTCTTAAATAATCTTTCTAAGTAAACAAAAGTGAATCCAACCATGATTGCTGGTAAAACTTGTGCTTGATATCCTATCATTGGAACTTGAGCAAATCCAAAGTCCCAAACTGGAGCAGCGGCTCCATTACCTGCACTATATGCATTTAATAATTGTGGAGATACTAAAGTTATACCAATAACTATTCCTAGCATTTGATCTGCTCCCATTTTCTTAGCAATTGACCAAACAACTCCTACAGGTAAGAAGTGGAATATTGCCTCTCCTATTAACCATAAGAAACTATGTGTTCCTGCCCAGAATTGAGAAATTTCAACTAAACTCTTAGTTCCATCTTCAAATAATTTCATATCTCCGATTACATTACGGAATCCTAATATAAGACCTCCAACTATGATAGCTGGTATTAACGGAGCAAATATTTCTGCTAAGCCTGCAACTGCTCTCTGAACTATATTCATATTCTTCTTAGCAGCCTTCTTGACTTCTTCCTTACTTTCTCCAGATACTCCAGTCTGTCCAACAAAATCATTATAAAAAGTTGCAACTTCTGGTCCAATTATTACTTGAAACTGTCCTGCTTGTGTAAAAGTTCCTTTTACACAAGGAATAGCTTTTATTTTTTCAACATCTGCTTTGCTTGTATCATTTAAAACGAATCTCATTCTTGTAGCACAGTGAGTAACTGCAGCTACGTTTTCTTTTCCGCCTATGTACTCTGTTAGTAACTTTGCATCTTTTTCAAACTTACTCATCTTTTTCCCTCCATAACTTGTACGTATATCTTATGGCTTTATACTAACATATACGTATATGTTGTGTCAACCTTTTCATTAATCCTTTTCAAAAGTTTTTTATTTACTATTTTTATCATTAAATAATAAAATATTTAACTTATAGTTAGTAGTTTAAAAATAATTAATATACAAGTTACTAAAATATTTATAAGATGAAATTAAACTTTAAAATTTAAAACTATCAGAAATAAAAAAGAAGCCAATGAAAATTACTATAAACTCTCATTTAACTTCTCTTTATAAAACTATTTTAGGTTAATATATTTTTTATTTTAAACTTAATAAATTAATATTATAAACCTTGTTTATTCTAAATTTATTTCCTTAGAATATAATATAGTTTCTCTAGGATCATGAAAATAATCTTTTCCATTTTCATCTACAAATGGTTTATAAATTTCAACTTTTATTTTTTTAATATCTTCACCTTCCTTAGCAATAGTTGATAAGTATTCTCCATAACTAGATAATTCTTCTCCACTGCTTGTTCTTAATATATTCCCTTTTTCATCATAAACTCTTACCCAGTAATTATTCTTTTCTCTGTCATAGCCAGTAGTAACTAATTTTAATTTAATTGGAGTTGCTATTACTTCTTTAATACCAACACCCTCCTTATTCATATCATTAACTTCTATACACTTAGATAAAGATTTATCAACTTTTACTGGCACTTTAAAGTTCCAAGTTCCTTCTAATACATTATCTTTATCTCTCTCACTATTCCATCCTTCTTCAACTATTGAATTGAAATTTATTATAAATTCAAATTCATCTGGAATCCTCATGTTTAAGCTTGTTAAATTGTACTCTTCTACTCCAACAAAAGTATGATCATCTATGAATCTTCCTTCTAATCCTGAAACTCCACTATTATCTAACTCACTATCTGTAAAACTTACTTTAGCTTCAGCTCCGTAATCTAATTGCATTTGTTCAATTTTTTCTGCTTGTTCTTTAGTTATGTCATAATCTTTCACAGGATCATATTTATATTTTATATATTTAAAAGGTTCTTTACTTTCAATTACATAGCTTACATATAAATTCTGTCCATCACAAAGAATCTCTGACAAAGTTATTCCTACCCCATTATTAGAGACAGTCTGATTAACTTCTGTTGCATATTTTGAGTAATCCCCTTTATTCCATATTTCCTTTTGTATTCTTTCAAAAGCATTCTTGATTACTGGAACCCCATAAGCCAAGGTGGTTGTACCAACACCAATTCCAGTAATTATTGCAAGTCCTGCTGCAATATTTTTAAATACTTTCTTATACCCTTTACCTTTTATTTTATTTTTCTTTTTATCCTCATGAGCCATATTTATTGCCTCATCTATAATATCATCTAAATTATTTGGTAAATTTATCTTATCTAAGTCTTTTTTATTCATTTAAATAGCCCTCCTTTAAAACCTCACCTAAAGCTTGTTTTGCTCTTCTTAAATAAGTTTTAACTGTGTTTTCTGGAATTTCCATAACCTTTGAGATATCTTTTATTTTCATATCATTAAAGTACATCATGATTATTACTGTTTTATAATTATCATTTAATAAATCTATTGCATTATATAAATCTAACTTTTCCTCTGTAGATATTTCACATTTTTCTTTTCTTATCGGTGTACTTTCATCCAACATTTCATTTTTTCCTTTTTTCTTTAGAAAATCAATTGATACATTTATTAAAATTCTTGTAATCCATGTGTTAAAAAACTTTGCTTTTTTTAATTTTTCAATATTTAAAAAGGCTCTATATACGGTTTCATGTATAACTTCAAGAGCATCCTGCTCATCTTTAACATATAGAAACGCCATTTTGTATAAGTATTCTTTATTCTTTTTTATAAGGATTCCAAAGGATTCTTTATTTCCTTTCATTGATTCTTTTATTAATCTAATTTCATTTAATTCATTTTTTCTATCTATATCTAGATATGATATACTCATAGTTTTTTCCATCTTTCCCCTCCTAGCAAAAACTTTAACATCGATGTCTACATACATTAGTCTTTTTAAGTAGCTAGAAAGTTTCAAATTTTTTATTTTTTCTTTAAGTTAGGTTTCATTTAAAAACTTTCTAAAATAATATTCTTTAAACACTCCTTCACTAAAAACTATACTAATTATAAATTAAGCAATAAAAAAAGCATAT from Clostridium perfringens carries:
- a CDS encoding riboflavin synthase encodes the protein MFTGIVEEIGEVISIDKNEKSSLLKIRANKVLEDTKIGDSISTNGVCLTITTKGKDYFTAYVMGETLRKSNLGNLKKSSKVNLERAMSINGRFNGHIVTGHIDSTGEIISFKDEGEAIWVEIKVSYELSKYIVYKGSIAIDGISLTIAEVKGESFKVSVIPHSQEETTLTKRKIGDLVNIECDSIGKYVEKLLGFKKDSRKKKSVLTEEFLTINGFI
- the ribD gene encoding bifunctional diaminohydroxyphosphoribosylaminopyrimidine deaminase/5-amino-6-(5-phosphoribosylamino)uracil reductase RibD, which codes for MDEFFMKKALELARKGEGYVNPNPLVGAVIVKGGEIIGQGYHEFFGGNHAEINAINSSIKSTEGATIYVTLEPCCHYGKTPPCIEAIIKNKFKRVVVGTLDQNPLVSGKSIKILRESGIEVKVGVLEKECIRLNEIFNFYIKENRPFIALKWAMTLDGKIATKEFKSKWITNRKSREFVHSLRNKYSSIMVGINTVLKDNPDLRCRLNKNKELERKHFRIVLDSKLRIPLDSEILKNQNESKTLIFTTNKKDKIKNEKLKDIGIEVIEVNLDEGKININQVLECLKEKNIDSVLIEGGGNLNFTFLENKKVNKIYAFVAPKVFGGKNAITPVEGEGIRNVLDAFEFPEVNLKNFDKDILIECGLS
- a CDS encoding peptidoglycan recognition protein family protein; the protein is MEHTKIKNINLSKRRKKIFRRRLIFLISIILIIGGSIFFVFSKMNKDESYRDAYKKNISSRELEKMRQELDIKEVDYKWGSGLKKGNSPKRLIIHHSATDSPETPEDIHKFHLDNGWSGIGYHFYIREDGTIYKGRDENVIGAHAKNANYNTLGICIEGNFEKEGLKEAQKNSLVKLGTYLSLKYPIKDILPHREVVDTLCPGTLFPMDNIKSSIIEEIKNM
- a CDS encoding stage V sporulation protein D, producing MKRSYRDMAIIRKRLSFILAFIIIMCFILSIRLSYVMIVKGPEYAELAVEQWTNEVKISARRGKILDRDLNELAVSSNVYRVDFNLNAIRSYTKKTGKTNEELALEISKVLEMDKDTVLKKLEFKLPSGAPAGAAILARRIEKEKADKVKELEIPGVMVSPDTQRYYPNDNFLSHVLGTTNSDGVGLNGIELKYDRVLSGSPGLKITEMVKDGAEYPYTISRFTAPVDGKDVVLTIDEKLQYFAEQIAEIGLVHHNADAASVIIMNPNNGEILAMSNKPDFNPNKPYDGAENFSGNTSSDRIQKMWRNRSVSDSFEPGSIFKIITASAAVQEGVAGKDETYTCSGGLQKGDRFIKCWKRGGHGTQTFEEIIQNSCNVGFMNLGEKLGAEKLNEYIKKFGLGKKSGVDLPGESPGIVKKTENITDMDLATISFGQTNTVNPIQFMTAVNAVANGGTLIQPHVVKEISYIDENNDRVIDETFVPKKTENLISKETADQIKLALENAVKNGSAKGAYKEGYGVAGKTGTAQKVNPETGGYGGGYVASFVGFAPYDNPQISVMVSVDNPKNGEYYGGRVAAPLAGMLLQNIFNYIDLTEFHLDEKLPEKETVIIPEVRGLPINDATSMLKELSISYEIEGEGEFIVESNPAPGYPISPDTKITLIAGDSSNLNSDVIIPDFKNYSKESAEKLLNQLGLIGEFVGEGPSVTKQSISPDEVVNGNSKITLTLGY
- the treR gene encoding trehalose operon repressor, giving the protein MSSKYLKIYNDIVGKIDSGIFEANTKLPSESQLMDEYNVSRDTVRKSLNLLEQNGYIEKSKGKGSFVLDMNKFDFPVSGIKSFKEIENSLGKECETILEELTLKSPSDSLMKKLEVSPNKYVWSVVRVRNIDGEKIILDKDYLNAEFVPRLTEEICKDSLYKYIEGELGLKIAYAEKEITVQTATEEDQRLLDLRGYDMVAVVKSYTYLEGRKLFQYTESRHRPDKFKFVDFARR
- the treC gene encoding alpha,alpha-phosphotrehalase, whose translation is MKDFKKSVVYQIYPKSFKDSNGDGLGDLRGVIEKLDYLKNLGVDYIWMTPFYVSPQKDNGYDIADYYKIDPRYGTMEDFEELVKEAKGRNIDIMLDMVFNHTSTEHEWFKRALKGEEKYKNYYIFKEGKKGEPPTNWISKFGGNAWEYVEELGEYYLHLFDVSQADLNWDNKELREEIYKVVNFWIDKGVKGFRLDVINLISKPEKFENDYEGDGRRFYTDGHRIHEYLKELNERTFGKDVEIVTVGEMSSTTIENCIKYSNPKEKELSMVFNFHHLKVDYKDGQKWSLMDFDFIELKKLFNNWQRGMINGGGWNAVFWCNHDQPRVNSRFGDVKKYFNESSKMLATSIHMMSGTPYVYQGEEIGMTNPGFESIEEYRDVESINYFNILKEEGIDEKEIMEILKSKSRDNSRTPVQWNEEKNAGFTTGTPWINIANNYREINVERALENKDSVFYHYKKLIELRKNEDVIAYGDYIQFLEDHPKVYAYERNYNGEKLLVINNFYGEECLVDLSKEIEGLENYNKSILISNYKDSTLDLLSLKLRPYESIVYKLEK
- the treP gene encoding PTS system trehalose-specific EIIBC component; this translates as MSKFEKDAKLLTEYIGGKENVAAVTHCATRMRFVLNDTSKADVEKIKAIPCVKGTFTQAGQFQVIIGPEVATFYNDFVGQTGVSGESKEEVKKAAKKNMNIVQRAVAGLAEIFAPLIPAIIVGGLILGFRNVIGDMKLFEDGTKSLVEISQFWAGTHSFLWLIGEAIFHFLPVGVVWSIAKKMGADQMLGIVIGITLVSPQLLNAYSAGNGAAAPVWDFGFAQVPMIGYQAQVLPAIMVGFTFVYLERLFKKITPGPIQMIIVPFFSVIPTVLLAHTVLGPIGWKIGSVISGAIVAGLTSSFGWLFAGIFGMIYAPLVITGLHHTLLPVDLQLISDIGGTFLWPIIALSNIAQASAVLAMIYVNRKDEDEKQISIPACISGYLGVTEPAMFGVNLKYLYPFIASMIGAGVSGMFSMAMGCMANSVGVGGLPAILSMQSSSMLMYLVAMGIAIVVPFILTIVFSKTKLANMASK